Proteins co-encoded in one Bacillus paramycoides genomic window:
- a CDS encoding cupredoxin domain-containing protein, giving the protein MSINKWLFRFTGLLVIIVGMITFSSFHVFASVNVVTQPIDSTKVIEVELNDDYFNPNVITIPIEQSTTLLLKNKGKSEHTFTVKKLGIDVVVESGKEKNITVKPTSTGTYELICRYHLLKGMEGKVIVK; this is encoded by the coding sequence ATGTCTATAAACAAATGGTTATTTCGATTCACCGGTTTGCTTGTGATAATTGTAGGGATGATAACTTTTAGCTCCTTCCATGTATTTGCTTCAGTTAACGTCGTGACACAACCTATCGATTCAACGAAAGTAATTGAGGTTGAACTGAATGATGATTACTTTAACCCTAATGTCATCACGATTCCGATCGAACAATCCACAACATTACTTTTGAAAAACAAAGGTAAAAGCGAGCACACCTTTACAGTAAAAAAACTCGGAATTGACGTCGTAGTCGAGTCCGGAAAAGAAAAAAATATTACCGTGAAACCTACAAGTACTGGTACATATGAATTAATATGTCGGTACCATCTCCTTAAAGGAATGGAAGGCAAAGTAATCGTCAAATAA